A window of the Coprobacter fastidiosus genome harbors these coding sequences:
- the recN gene encoding DNA repair protein RecN, with protein MIRKLSIRNYALIDALDIDFYSGFSVVTGETGAGKSIILGALSLLLGQRADSKAVKSGATKAVIEGFFDISAYSLRSFFEYNDLEYDPENCILRREMQASGKSRAFINDTPVSLAQLKELGDQLVDIHSQHQNLLLGDGRFQMKVIDVLAHNDQILSDYHKEYKKYKLLIKDLERLKIENENNRQEEDYIRFQLEQLQEIALVDGEQETLEQEQEMLTHAEEIKSELYTLSGYFESENIGGLSLMKNILSGVRSLHRIYPSVESLQNRLETLYIEFKDIAEDIETRLESVSIDPERLAEVEERLDAIYRLQQKHRVQTVSELLEIQRKLAAKLEMIDSSDEAINLLEQKIAGQKDVLCRMAGELSQKRADAALCFSKMLVSAATPLGMPNLRFEVFFRTKEDLDENGAEQVQFLFSANKNQSLQPVAEVASGGEISRLMLCIKSLIAGAVALPTIIFDEVDTGVSGEIADKMGVIMKNMACYMQVISITHLPQVASKGSFHYRVYKSDTDLDTVTRIDCLSEEERIEEIARMLSGVELTDAALSNARELLRK; from the coding sequence ATGATTCGAAAATTGTCTATTCGCAATTATGCACTCATTGATGCATTAGATATTGATTTTTATTCCGGTTTTTCAGTTGTTACGGGAGAAACAGGGGCTGGTAAATCAATTATTTTAGGAGCTCTTTCTCTTCTATTGGGGCAAAGGGCAGATAGTAAAGCTGTAAAATCTGGGGCGACAAAGGCGGTTATCGAAGGCTTCTTCGATATTTCTGCCTATTCATTACGATCGTTTTTTGAATATAATGATTTGGAATATGATCCAGAAAATTGTATTTTAAGACGTGAGATGCAGGCGTCAGGAAAGTCGAGGGCATTTATTAATGATACTCCGGTGTCTTTGGCTCAGCTTAAAGAATTGGGGGATCAATTGGTCGATATCCATTCTCAGCATCAAAACTTGCTTTTAGGAGATGGTCGTTTTCAGATGAAGGTTATTGATGTGTTAGCTCATAATGACCAAATTTTGAGCGATTATCATAAGGAATATAAAAAATATAAGTTACTTATTAAAGACCTTGAACGGTTAAAGATTGAGAATGAGAATAACCGTCAGGAAGAGGATTATATTCGTTTTCAGTTAGAACAGCTTCAGGAAATTGCTTTGGTTGACGGGGAGCAAGAAACTCTTGAGCAGGAACAGGAGATGCTTACACATGCCGAAGAAATTAAAAGCGAATTATATACTTTGTCCGGATATTTTGAATCGGAGAATATCGGAGGGCTTTCTTTAATGAAGAATATTCTTTCTGGTGTGCGCTCCTTACACCGGATTTATCCGTCTGTTGAGTCTCTTCAAAATCGTTTAGAGACACTCTATATAGAATTTAAGGATATTGCTGAAGATATAGAAACCCGATTAGAGTCTGTTTCTATTGATCCGGAAAGATTAGCAGAGGTGGAGGAGAGATTAGATGCCATTTATCGGTTACAGCAAAAGCATCGTGTTCAGACTGTTTCAGAGTTATTGGAAATTCAACGAAAGCTGGCGGCTAAACTTGAAATGATCGATAGTTCTGATGAGGCGATAAATTTGTTGGAGCAAAAGATTGCCGGACAAAAGGATGTGCTATGCCGTATGGCAGGCGAATTATCGCAAAAGCGTGCTGATGCAGCCTTGTGCTTTTCTAAAATGCTGGTTTCAGCGGCGACTCCTCTCGGAATGCCAAATCTTCGTTTTGAGGTTTTTTTTAGGACTAAAGAAGATTTAGACGAAAATGGGGCAGAGCAAGTGCAATTTTTGTTTTCTGCAAATAAAAATCAATCTTTACAGCCTGTTGCCGAAGTTGCTTCAGGAGGTGAGATTTCGCGATTGATGCTGTGTATAAAGTCGTTGATTGCAGGAGCTGTAGCATTGCCTACTATTATATTCGATGAGGTGGATACCGGCGTATCGGGAGAAATTGCCGATAAAATGGGGGTTATTATGAAAAATATGGCATGTTATATGCAAGTAATCAGTATAACACATTTGCCTCAGGTTGCGTCTAAAGGTTCATTTCATTATCGGGTATATAAATCGGATACCGATTTGGATACGGTAACCCGAATCGATTGTTTATCGGAAGAGGAGCGAATTGAGGAAATTGCCCGTATGTTGAGTGGAGTCGAATTGACTGATGCTGCTTTATCTAACGCACGTGAATTGTTACGTAAATAA
- a CDS encoding DUF1349 domain-containing protein, which produces MKKLFLGILALGIFQSTYAQSLEKMQWFNEPEKWEIKDNALTMFVTPQCDYWRISHYGFTVDDAPFYYATYGGEFEVKVKITGDYKSRFDQMGLMLRIDHENYIKAGVEFVDGKFNLSTVVTHKTSDWSVITLDKTPDFVWIKAVRRLDAVEIFYSYDDKTYTMMRNAHLQDNTPVMVGLMAASPDGNGFDAKFEYFKVKHLPDQRRLKWLENNK; this is translated from the coding sequence ATGAAAAAATTATTTTTAGGTATCTTGGCTTTAGGAATATTCCAAAGCACATACGCTCAAAGTTTAGAAAAAATGCAATGGTTCAACGAACCTGAAAAATGGGAAATAAAAGATAATGCCCTCACCATGTTCGTCACACCGCAATGCGACTATTGGAGAATATCTCATTACGGTTTCACAGTCGATGATGCGCCCTTTTATTATGCAACTTATGGCGGAGAATTCGAGGTAAAAGTAAAAATTACAGGTGATTATAAAAGCAGGTTCGATCAAATGGGACTTATGCTCCGCATCGATCATGAAAACTACATCAAAGCCGGAGTTGAATTTGTCGATGGAAAATTCAATTTAAGTACCGTAGTAACACATAAAACAAGTGATTGGAGTGTGATTACATTAGACAAAACACCGGATTTTGTGTGGATAAAAGCCGTCAGACGTCTCGACGCTGTAGAAATATTCTATTCGTATGACGATAAAACTTATACGATGATGAGAAACGCTCATTTACAAGATAATACTCCTGTCATGGTCGGATTAATGGCCGCCAGTCCGGACGGAAACGGTTTCGATGCAAAATTTGAATATTTTAAAGTAAAGCATCTACCCGACCAACGTCGTTTAAAATGGTTGGAAAATAACAAATAA
- a CDS encoding sigma-54-dependent transcriptional regulator: MNKRKILIIEDDITFALMLKTWLSRKGFDVTHTGNVADAQKQLSKGEFDLILSDLRLPDQEGIMLLAWLKKQNFPVPPFIIMTSYADIQSAVLAMKSGASDYIAKPFNPEALLIKINELLQQKTELSSVNNHQNESSAKAPAPPRFMEGKSEQARQLYEYIRLVAPTDMSVLVNGASGTGKEHIAQEIHQLSKRKDKPFIAIDCGAIPRELAASEFFGHVKGSFTGALTDKTGAFVAAQGGTLFLDEIGNLSYEVQVQLLRALQERKIKPIGSNQEITVDIRLVTATNENLEEAINKGNFREDLYHRINEFTLRIPTLKERQDDILLFADLFLDQANQELGKHVIGFTSECSAIFLQYSWPGNLRQMKNVIKRAALLASTDYISLSELPPEIYEHSETKTAIPLRNETTEKILIKEALEKTGNNKSKAARLLQIDRKTLYNKLKLYGLE; encoded by the coding sequence ATGAATAAAAGGAAAATATTAATTATCGAGGATGACATAACATTTGCTCTAATGCTGAAAACATGGCTTTCTCGCAAAGGTTTCGATGTAACTCATACCGGAAATGTGGCTGATGCTCAGAAACAATTATCCAAAGGAGAGTTCGATCTAATACTATCTGACCTCCGATTACCGGATCAAGAAGGAATAATGCTGCTAGCTTGGCTAAAAAAGCAAAATTTTCCCGTCCCCCCTTTTATCATAATGACGAGTTATGCAGATATACAATCGGCGGTGCTGGCAATGAAATCAGGAGCATCAGATTATATTGCCAAACCTTTTAATCCAGAAGCATTACTAATCAAAATAAACGAGTTATTACAGCAAAAAACAGAATTATCTTCGGTCAATAACCATCAAAATGAATCTTCAGCTAAAGCTCCTGCCCCTCCACGATTCATGGAAGGGAAAAGCGAGCAGGCTCGTCAATTATACGAATATATTCGTCTGGTAGCTCCGACTGACATGTCTGTTCTTGTAAACGGAGCAAGCGGCACAGGGAAAGAACATATTGCACAAGAAATACACCAACTAAGTAAGCGCAAGGATAAACCGTTCATTGCGATCGATTGTGGAGCTATACCTCGAGAATTGGCTGCATCTGAATTTTTCGGACATGTCAAAGGATCTTTTACCGGAGCTTTAACTGATAAAACAGGAGCTTTTGTAGCCGCACAAGGTGGTACTCTGTTTTTGGATGAAATCGGAAATCTTAGTTATGAAGTGCAAGTACAACTCCTACGGGCGTTACAAGAAAGAAAAATAAAACCGATAGGTAGTAATCAAGAAATAACAGTCGATATACGTTTGGTTACAGCAACGAACGAAAATTTAGAAGAGGCTATTAATAAAGGTAATTTCAGAGAAGATCTATATCACAGGATCAACGAATTTACTTTGCGTATCCCGACATTGAAAGAACGCCAAGATGATATTCTTTTATTTGCTGATCTATTCTTAGATCAGGCAAATCAAGAATTGGGGAAACATGTAATAGGGTTTACTTCCGAATGTTCTGCTATCTTTTTACAATACAGTTGGCCGGGAAATCTACGCCAGATGAAAAACGTTATAAAACGGGCAGCTCTACTTGCATCGACAGACTATATTTCTTTATCTGAACTTCCACCAGAAATATACGAACATTCGGAAACCAAAACAGCAATACCATTACGAAATGAAACAACAGAAAAGATCTTAATAAAAGAAGCATTAGAAAAAACAGGAAATAATAAATCCAAAGCTGCACGGCTACTTCAAATAGACAGAAAAACTTTATATAACAAATTGAAATTATACGGGCTCGAATAG
- a CDS encoding HesA/MoeB/ThiF family protein translates to MERYSRQIMLPEIGNEGQKKLSEASVLLVGVGGLGSPISLYLTGAGIGRIGLIDADVVSESNLQRQVLYTEQEIGLPKVECAKRRLQALSGNIQIDTYQEFFSEKNAMSLVEKYDLVIDGCDNFATRYLINDCCVAAGKPYIYGTIGEFFGQASVFNYQGGMTYRDLYPDEQELTSKPRTINGVIGVVPGIIGCIEASETIKVITGCGKPLRNRLFTIDVLSMQSEILEF, encoded by the coding sequence ATGGAACGCTATAGCCGTCAAATTATGCTTCCCGAAATCGGGAACGAAGGACAAAAGAAACTTTCTGAAGCATCGGTACTATTAGTGGGTGTAGGAGGATTGGGTTCTCCTATATCTCTTTATCTTACAGGAGCAGGAATAGGACGTATCGGATTAATCGATGCCGATGTTGTTTCAGAAAGTAATTTACAACGACAAGTGCTATACACCGAACAAGAAATAGGATTACCGAAAGTAGAATGTGCGAAACGTCGCCTTCAGGCTCTGTCAGGAAATATACAAATCGATACATATCAAGAGTTTTTTTCAGAAAAAAATGCGATGAGTTTAGTCGAGAAATATGATCTGGTTATAGACGGGTGCGATAACTTCGCTACACGTTATCTGATAAACGACTGTTGTGTTGCAGCAGGAAAGCCTTATATATACGGAACAATCGGAGAATTTTTCGGTCAAGCGTCCGTATTCAATTATCAAGGTGGTATGACTTACCGAGATCTTTACCCCGACGAACAAGAACTGACCTCTAAGCCCCGCACAATAAACGGTGTCATAGGTGTAGTCCCCGGTATTATCGGATGTATAGAGGCTTCGGAAACCATTAAAGTGATCACCGGATGCGGAAAACCGTTACGTAACCGGCTGTTTACAATAGATGTCCTTTCTATGCAATCTGAAATATTGGAATTTTGA
- the coaBC gene encoding bifunctional phosphopantothenoylcysteine decarboxylase/phosphopantothenate--cysteine ligase CoaBC — protein sequence MRGKKIILGITGSIAAYKAAYLVRAFIKKGAEVQVVITPAGKEFITPVTLSALTGKPVVSEFFTANDGTWHSHVDLGLWADAMVIAPATASTIGKMANGIADNMLITTYLSAKAPVFIAPAMDLDMFAHPSTQHNLDLLRSYGNHIIEPGIGELASHLEGKGRMEEPDKIVAIIENFFSIRQELAGKKIIITAGPTYEKIDPVRFIGNYSSGKMGFALAEECAARGAEVTLIAGPVSLKAYHSSICRIDVESAREMYDVALREYPGADAAIMCAAVADYAPDHCSDIKIKRSGDDIVLRLQPNPDIAAALGKIKRQNQVLAGFALETDNEEEHARLKMKRKNLDFIVLNSLKDAGAGFRCDTNKVTILTRDGEKIPFEVKPKKEVASDIISVLSGYMK from the coding sequence ATGAGAGGGAAAAAAATTATATTGGGTATAACCGGAAGTATTGCAGCATATAAAGCCGCATATTTGGTGCGTGCATTTATAAAGAAAGGAGCGGAAGTTCAGGTCGTGATAACACCGGCGGGAAAGGAGTTCATTACTCCGGTTACGCTGTCGGCATTAACGGGTAAACCGGTAGTAAGTGAATTTTTTACGGCAAATGACGGTACTTGGCATAGCCATGTCGATTTGGGGCTATGGGCTGATGCAATGGTTATTGCACCGGCAACGGCAAGCACGATCGGAAAGATGGCAAATGGAATTGCCGACAATATGCTGATAACGACTTATCTTTCTGCGAAAGCTCCTGTATTTATCGCTCCAGCTATGGATCTTGATATGTTTGCTCATCCGTCCACTCAGCATAATCTTGATTTACTACGTTCGTATGGCAATCATATAATAGAACCCGGAATTGGAGAATTAGCAAGTCATCTTGAAGGGAAAGGTCGGATGGAAGAACCGGATAAGATTGTTGCAATTATTGAAAACTTTTTTTCTATTCGGCAAGAGTTGGCAGGAAAAAAAATTATAATAACTGCCGGTCCGACATATGAAAAGATCGATCCTGTACGTTTTATAGGTAACTACTCTTCCGGAAAGATGGGTTTTGCTTTAGCCGAGGAGTGTGCAGCAAGGGGGGCAGAAGTTACTTTGATAGCAGGTCCAGTCTCTTTAAAAGCATATCATTCTTCGATCTGTAGGATTGATGTTGAATCTGCTCGGGAAATGTATGATGTCGCATTAAGAGAATATCCCGGTGCTGATGCTGCGATAATGTGTGCGGCCGTTGCCGATTATGCTCCAGATCATTGTAGTGATATAAAGATAAAACGTTCGGGAGATGATATAGTCTTACGTTTGCAGCCAAATCCTGACATTGCGGCTGCTTTAGGAAAGATAAAGCGTCAGAATCAAGTGTTGGCGGGTTTTGCTTTGGAGACTGATAATGAAGAAGAGCATGCACGGTTGAAGATGAAGCGGAAGAATTTAGATTTTATTGTTTTGAATTCATTGAAGGATGCCGGAGCAGGATTTCGGTGCGATACGAATAAAGTTACGATATTAACAAGAGACGGGGAAAAAATTCCGTTTGAAGTTAAGCCTAAAAAAGAAGTGGCATCCGATATAATATCGGTTTTATCCGGATATATGAAATAA
- a CDS encoding S46 family peptidase — protein MKKIFLFILLLFSSSFFSTKADEGMWVLPLLNQQNISQMKGLGLDICAEDIYHPDSTSLKDAVVIFGRGCTGEVISPNGLILTNHHCGYSYIQQHSSVDNDLLTNGFWAKNREEELPNPGLTVTFIDKIEDVTAYVQNEIKKDTSKQELNYLSASYLNNLAEKRIGKDFLKKHPGIEVTIKPFYGGNQYYMFTQKVYSDVRMVAAPPSSIGKFGADTDNWMWPRHTGDFSIFRVYADNMGNPAPYSEKNIPLRPKKYFNLSTQGIQENDFVMLMGFPGRTNHYYTPAEVIERRDIENSIRVEVRDLRQQLMLEEMLKDPKIRIQYSGKYANSTNSYKSSKGMNKMINQQQLVTLKEKEQQQLLEWSKQNDKPEYKQAAEDIATIVNNRANLKKRMQYLNEALFIGIEFSRVPTHQSLIEKMKKSGKKIFPDSAMQIINKGYSNFRNKDYAPEVDKKIAKALLKLYAEKISPEKRPTFFKTIDKKYNGNIDRYVDELFEKSIYGNPSQYEKFKKHPSVKVLEQDGMIAFARSIRDEAKNISKALKQDEIKIANAQRTYIKGILEMNGDKPNYPDANFTIRLTYGNVSPLNPADGISCRYYTTLDGVMEKEDPDNWEFVVSPRLKELYKKKDFGNYSRTDGSMPVNFIANTHTTGGNSGSPVMNSKGELVGIGFDRNWEGITGDIQYQKTYQRTICTDIRYILFIIDKYANASHLIEELNIIR, from the coding sequence ATGAAAAAAATTTTTCTTTTTATTCTATTGCTTTTTTCTTCTTCTTTCTTTTCTACAAAGGCAGATGAAGGAATGTGGGTACTTCCTCTCTTAAACCAACAAAACATATCACAAATGAAAGGTCTCGGATTAGATATCTGTGCCGAAGACATTTACCACCCGGACTCCACATCTCTGAAAGATGCCGTTGTGATTTTCGGAAGAGGTTGTACCGGGGAAGTCATATCCCCCAACGGGTTGATTTTGACTAACCATCATTGCGGATATAGTTACATACAGCAACATAGTTCTGTCGACAACGATCTGTTGACCAACGGGTTCTGGGCTAAAAACAGAGAAGAAGAACTCCCCAATCCCGGACTGACCGTCACATTTATCGACAAAATAGAAGATGTAACGGCTTATGTTCAAAACGAGATAAAAAAAGATACGTCAAAACAAGAACTGAATTATTTGTCTGCATCATATTTGAATAATCTTGCAGAAAAGAGAATCGGCAAAGATTTTTTAAAAAAACATCCGGGAATCGAAGTTACGATAAAACCGTTCTATGGCGGAAATCAATACTACATGTTCACCCAAAAAGTTTATTCGGATGTGCGAATGGTAGCAGCGCCACCTTCTTCTATCGGCAAATTTGGTGCAGATACGGACAATTGGATGTGGCCTCGTCATACAGGGGATTTTTCTATATTCAGAGTATATGCCGACAATATGGGTAATCCAGCCCCGTATTCTGAAAAAAACATTCCCTTAAGACCTAAAAAATATTTCAATCTTTCGACACAAGGTATTCAAGAAAATGATTTTGTCATGCTCATGGGCTTTCCGGGACGTACTAATCATTACTATACTCCGGCCGAAGTCATCGAACGACGAGACATAGAAAATAGCATTCGAGTCGAGGTACGAGACCTTCGTCAACAATTAATGTTGGAAGAAATGTTGAAAGATCCGAAAATACGCATTCAATATTCCGGAAAATATGCCAATTCTACCAATAGTTATAAAAGCAGTAAAGGAATGAACAAAATGATAAACCAACAGCAACTTGTAACTCTTAAGGAGAAAGAGCAACAACAGTTGTTGGAATGGAGCAAACAAAACGACAAACCGGAATATAAACAGGCCGCAGAAGATATAGCAACGATTGTCAATAACAGAGCCAATCTAAAAAAACGCATGCAATATCTCAATGAAGCTCTATTTATCGGCATTGAATTCAGTCGGGTTCCTACGCATCAAAGTTTAATTGAAAAAATGAAAAAATCCGGAAAGAAAATTTTTCCAGACTCGGCTATGCAGATCATAAATAAAGGGTACTCTAATTTCCGAAATAAAGATTACGCACCTGAAGTAGACAAGAAAATCGCAAAAGCATTATTGAAACTATATGCTGAAAAAATATCTCCGGAAAAGCGTCCGACATTCTTTAAAACAATAGACAAAAAATATAACGGAAATATCGATAGGTATGTCGATGAATTATTTGAAAAATCGATATATGGTAATCCCTCTCAATATGAAAAATTCAAAAAACATCCATCCGTTAAGGTTTTAGAACAGGACGGCATGATCGCTTTTGCCCGATCAATACGGGATGAAGCAAAAAATATTTCAAAAGCGCTAAAGCAAGATGAGATAAAAATAGCTAATGCTCAACGCACCTACATCAAAGGTATTTTAGAAATGAACGGGGATAAACCCAATTATCCGGATGCAAATTTCACTATCCGGTTAACTTACGGAAACGTATCTCCGTTAAATCCGGCAGACGGAATTTCTTGTCGTTATTATACTACTTTAGACGGAGTTATGGAAAAGGAAGATCCCGACAACTGGGAATTCGTGGTGTCGCCTCGTCTAAAAGAATTGTACAAGAAAAAAGACTTCGGGAATTATAGTCGAACAGACGGTTCTATGCCTGTAAATTTTATTGCAAACACTCACACGACAGGAGGTAACTCGGGAAGTCCTGTAATGAACTCAAAAGGAGAGCTTGTCGGTATCGGATTCGACCGGAATTGGGAGGGTATAACTGGAGACATTCAATATCAAAAAACTTATCAACGCACCATTTGTACAGATATAAGATATATATTATTTATCATCGATAAATATGCAAATGCGTCCCACTTGATAGAAGAACTGAACATAATAAGATAA
- the rlmB gene encoding 23S rRNA (guanosine(2251)-2'-O)-methyltransferase RlmB codes for MERNEMIFGIRAVIEAVEAGKDIDKILIKKDLQSDLAQELFAAVRGRNIVVQKVPIEKINRMSRKNHQGVLAFISAVTYQHLDDIVPGLYEEGKNPFIILLDGITDVRNFGAIARTCECAGVNAIVIPERGSVSVNADAVKTSAGALLHLPVCRESSVFEAVRFLKNSGFRTIAASEKAVVNYTDIDYTVPVAIVMGAEDTGVSKEVLRLCDDMVALPQMGVIGSLNVSVAAGVMMYEVVRQRMGNCK; via the coding sequence ATGGAAAGAAATGAAATGATCTTTGGTATTCGAGCGGTAATTGAAGCTGTTGAGGCCGGAAAGGATATAGATAAAATATTAATAAAAAAAGATTTGCAGAGTGATTTGGCTCAAGAGCTTTTTGCTGCTGTCAGAGGACGTAATATCGTGGTACAAAAAGTGCCGATTGAGAAAATTAACCGGATGAGCCGCAAAAATCATCAAGGTGTTCTTGCGTTTATTTCTGCCGTAACTTATCAGCATCTCGATGACATTGTTCCTGGATTGTATGAAGAGGGAAAAAATCCCTTTATTATCTTGCTCGATGGTATAACGGATGTCCGAAATTTCGGTGCTATTGCCCGAACTTGTGAATGTGCCGGAGTGAATGCGATTGTGATACCGGAGAGAGGAAGTGTCTCAGTCAATGCCGATGCAGTGAAAACTTCGGCCGGAGCATTGCTCCATTTGCCGGTTTGTCGTGAATCATCCGTTTTTGAAGCAGTACGATTTTTAAAAAATAGTGGATTTAGAACCATAGCGGCTTCTGAAAAGGCTGTAGTCAATTATACAGATATTGATTATACAGTACCGGTAGCTATTGTAATGGGAGCAGAAGATACAGGAGTTTCTAAAGAGGTGTTGCGTTTGTGTGACGATATGGTTGCTCTTCCTCAGATGGGAGTTATAGGGTCGTTAAATGTTTCAGTGGCAGCAGGAGTTATGATGTATGAAGTCGTACGTCAACGAATGGGGAATTGTAAATAG
- a CDS encoding DUF4835 family protein produces MKRVSFFIMCFLLLSSFLSAQELNCRVQVNSDKIQGTNKQVFTTLEQAISEYINNRKWSNAQISNNERIECTFLLTVNEVEDNRYKCDLQVQSRRPVYNASYSTAMLNFRDTEFEFNYQEYEPLVYNENTLESNLTAVIDFYVYMILGLDFDSFSPEGGTVFFQKAEKIVAMGQSSMEIGWKAFESNRNRHALMSAFIEPRTALFRQLWYTYHRKGLDEMTVSADKGRAKITEAINQLKEVRSESSTSVVLPIFSDSKLDEVINIYSKAPQQEKEDIYKILIGIYPTENSRLKAIREESR; encoded by the coding sequence ATGAAACGAGTATCTTTTTTTATCATGTGTTTTTTACTTTTGTCGTCTTTTTTGTCGGCACAAGAATTGAATTGTCGGGTACAAGTCAACAGCGATAAAATACAAGGTACCAATAAGCAGGTTTTTACTACGTTAGAACAAGCTATTTCGGAATATATTAATAATCGGAAATGGAGTAATGCTCAAATTTCTAATAACGAGCGTATCGAATGTACTTTTTTGCTTACAGTAAATGAAGTGGAAGATAATCGGTATAAATGCGATTTGCAAGTGCAATCGAGACGTCCGGTTTATAATGCTTCCTATTCTACGGCAATGCTTAATTTTAGGGATACGGAATTTGAATTTAATTATCAAGAGTATGAACCTTTGGTATATAATGAAAATACATTAGAGAGCAATCTTACTGCAGTGATAGATTTTTATGTGTATATGATTCTGGGATTGGATTTTGACAGTTTCTCTCCCGAAGGAGGAACGGTGTTTTTCCAAAAGGCGGAAAAAATTGTAGCGATGGGACAATCTTCTATGGAAATCGGATGGAAAGCTTTTGAGAGTAATCGTAATCGTCATGCTTTGATGTCGGCTTTTATTGAACCTCGAACTGCATTATTCCGCCAATTGTGGTACACATATCATCGGAAAGGCCTGGACGAGATGACTGTCAGTGCGGATAAGGGGCGAGCTAAAATAACAGAGGCTATCAATCAATTGAAAGAGGTTCGTTCCGAATCTTCTACTTCGGTGGTATTGCCTATATTCAGCGACAGCAAGTTGGATGAAGTAATTAATATATATTCTAAAGCCCCACAGCAAGAAAAAGAAGATATTTATAAAATTTTGATTGGTATATATCCTACCGAAAACAGTCGTTTGAAAGCAATTCGCGAGGAAAGTCGCTAA
- the thiH gene encoding 2-iminoacetate synthase ThiH, translated as MLFSEELEKYSWDEITQQIYAKTDADVERALNKKHLQIDDFIALISPAADKYLEKMAFLSRMYTQQRFGKTIQMYVPLYITNSCTNHCVYCGFQHDNPIKRVILKDEEIVNECKAIRRIGPFENLLIVTGENPRDAGVDYLENALRLARPYFSNLTIEVMPLKSEEYYRLTRSGLNGVVCFQETYNKDRYKVYHPKGMKSKFEWRVNGFDRMGQAGVHKIGMGVLIGLEDWRTDTTMMAIHLQYLRKHYWKTKYSVNFPRMRPSEGHFQPNVVMTDRQLAQLIFAYRIFDHDVDISISTRESPNFRNNITTLGVTSMSAGSKTEPGGYFTYPQALEQFAVSDERSPEEVEKAIKQQGYEVVWKDWDEIFDR; from the coding sequence ATGTTATTTTCTGAAGAATTAGAAAAATATTCATGGGATGAGATCACACAACAGATCTATGCCAAAACAGATGCCGATGTAGAAAGAGCTTTAAATAAAAAGCATTTGCAAATAGACGATTTTATAGCGCTAATTTCTCCGGCAGCAGATAAATATCTTGAAAAAATGGCATTTCTAAGCCGCATGTACACCCAACAACGTTTCGGTAAAACGATACAAATGTATGTACCTTTATACATTACAAATTCCTGCACAAATCATTGTGTGTACTGCGGATTTCAACATGATAACCCGATAAAACGAGTCATATTGAAGGATGAAGAAATTGTCAACGAATGCAAGGCCATACGCAGAATCGGACCATTTGAAAATTTATTGATAGTGACAGGAGAAAATCCCCGTGACGCAGGTGTCGATTATCTTGAAAACGCTTTACGGCTTGCCCGCCCTTATTTTTCGAATTTGACAATAGAAGTAATGCCTCTGAAAAGCGAAGAATACTATCGACTGACCCGATCAGGGTTAAATGGTGTGGTATGCTTTCAAGAAACTTACAACAAAGATCGTTATAAGGTATATCATCCCAAAGGAATGAAATCGAAATTCGAGTGGAGAGTAAACGGGTTTGACCGCATGGGGCAAGCAGGAGTCCATAAAATCGGAATGGGCGTATTGATCGGACTGGAAGATTGGCGTACCGACACGACTATGATGGCCATACATTTACAATATCTGAGAAAACACTACTGGAAAACGAAATATAGTGTAAATTTTCCGCGTATGCGTCCCTCTGAAGGACATTTCCAGCCGAATGTAGTAATGACCGACAGACAACTGGCTCAACTGATTTTTGCGTATCGCATTTTTGATCATGATGTCGATATATCGATTTCTACACGAGAAAGCCCCAACTTCAGGAACAATATTACGACTCTTGGTGTCACATCGATGAGCGCAGGGTCAAAAACCGAACCGGGTGGATATTTTACTTATCCTCAAGCTTTGGAACAATTCGCAGTCAGTGACGAAAGATCCCCCGAAGAGGTCGAAAAAGCGATCAAACAGCAGGGATATGAAGTTGTATGGAAAGATTGGGATGAGATATTCGATAGATAA